One stretch of Zootoca vivipara chromosome 8, rZooViv1.1, whole genome shotgun sequence DNA includes these proteins:
- the LOC118090563 gene encoding RING finger protein 151 isoform X2: MGYDIERFVGYVNEGLLCCICRDVLEDPLQAPCEHAFCTSCIHGWLVHHSNCPEDRQPLDLSVLRPLYRYMKNDLNRLQIHCRNRECGCEMVCSLESIDRHERECECSRVPCSNSGCPARVERRNLDSHLAVCEYRSRECPKGCGYAMLSADDAQHNCVAELRTELELLRSEMICRMEEAKHEMESRLDSQRKHMVQKESLLQNQIEELKSQVSRMMSDIRTLLARERQHHQELEQAQLEKLELLELVKTLQEDCRLTRDGSRKATHVRPLPQLESKK; the protein is encoded by the exons ATGGGATATGATATTGAACGCTTTGTCGGTTACGTGAATGAAGGGCTCCTGTGCTGCATCTGTCGAGATGTGTTGGAAGATCCCTTGCAGGCTCCTTGCGAACATGCTTTCTGCACTTCCTGCATACATGGGTGGCTTGTTCATCACAGCAACTGCCCAGAAGATCGTCAGCCGCTTGATCTGTCTGTCCTTCGACCGCTTTACAG ATACATGAAGAATGATCTCAATCGACTCCAGATTCACTGCAGGAACAGAGAGTGTGGCTGTGAAATGGTGTGTTCACTGGAATCCATTGACCGACATGAACGCGAGTGTGAATGCAGCCGGGTCCCCTGTTCAAATAGCG GTTGCCCAGCTCGGGTTGAAAGACGTAACCTAGACAGCCACTTGGCAGTGTGCGAATACAGGAGCCGCGAGTGCCCCAAAGGTTGTGGGTATGCCATGCTCAGTGCTGATGATGCACAACATAACTGTGTGGCAGAGCTGAGAACGGAACTAGAACTGCTCAG gtcagaGATGATCTGCCGGATGGAAGAGGCAAAACATGAGATGGAATCTCGACTAGATTCTCAAAGGAAGCATATGGTGCAAAAAGAGAGTCTTTTGCAAAATCAGATTGAAGAGCTAAAG AGCCAGGTGTCCAGGATGATGTCTGACATACGTACTCTGCTGGCAAGAGAGAGGCAGCATCACCAAGAACTGGAGCAGGCACAGCTTGAAAAGCTAGAATTACTGGAGTTAGTGAAGACTCTCCAGGAAGACTGTCGGTTGACTAGGGATGGAAGCAGGAAAGCAACACACGTTCGACCTCTGCCCCAACTGGAAAGCAAGAAGTGA
- the LOC118090563 gene encoding RING finger protein 151 isoform X1 has protein sequence MSHLSSKELKVAYRVLSYSPHKNPVSRLEVIEKMGYDIERFVGYVNEGLLCCICRDVLEDPLQAPCEHAFCTSCIHGWLVHHSNCPEDRQPLDLSVLRPLYRYMKNDLNRLQIHCRNRECGCEMVCSLESIDRHERECECSRVPCSNSGCPARVERRNLDSHLAVCEYRSRECPKGCGYAMLSADDAQHNCVAELRTELELLRSEMICRMEEAKHEMESRLDSQRKHMVQKESLLQNQIEELKSQVSRMMSDIRTLLARERQHHQELEQAQLEKLELLELVKTLQEDCRLTRDGSRKATHVRPLPQLESKK, from the exons atgtcccacctttcctccaaggagctcaaggtggcatacagagTTCTCTCCTATTCTCcacacaagaaccctgtgag CAGGCTAGAGGTCATTGAGAAAATGGGATATGATATTGAACGCTTTGTCGGTTACGTGAATGAAGGGCTCCTGTGCTGCATCTGTCGAGATGTGTTGGAAGATCCCTTGCAGGCTCCTTGCGAACATGCTTTCTGCACTTCCTGCATACATGGGTGGCTTGTTCATCACAGCAACTGCCCAGAAGATCGTCAGCCGCTTGATCTGTCTGTCCTTCGACCGCTTTACAG ATACATGAAGAATGATCTCAATCGACTCCAGATTCACTGCAGGAACAGAGAGTGTGGCTGTGAAATGGTGTGTTCACTGGAATCCATTGACCGACATGAACGCGAGTGTGAATGCAGCCGGGTCCCCTGTTCAAATAGCG GTTGCCCAGCTCGGGTTGAAAGACGTAACCTAGACAGCCACTTGGCAGTGTGCGAATACAGGAGCCGCGAGTGCCCCAAAGGTTGTGGGTATGCCATGCTCAGTGCTGATGATGCACAACATAACTGTGTGGCAGAGCTGAGAACGGAACTAGAACTGCTCAG gtcagaGATGATCTGCCGGATGGAAGAGGCAAAACATGAGATGGAATCTCGACTAGATTCTCAAAGGAAGCATATGGTGCAAAAAGAGAGTCTTTTGCAAAATCAGATTGAAGAGCTAAAG AGCCAGGTGTCCAGGATGATGTCTGACATACGTACTCTGCTGGCAAGAGAGAGGCAGCATCACCAAGAACTGGAGCAGGCACAGCTTGAAAAGCTAGAATTACTGGAGTTAGTGAAGACTCTCCAGGAAGACTGTCGGTTGACTAGGGATGGAAGCAGGAAAGCAACACACGTTCGACCTCTGCCCCAACTGGAAAGCAAGAAGTGA